The Desulfovibrio legallii region AAAAGGACGCCCGGCGGCTGGGTCTGCCGCTCAGTGAAGAGCGGCCGTACCGGGAGTATTAAGCAGAACTGTTCTATGCCGCCAATGCCCTGGCGACGGCGCGCCGACAACCGCCCGCTGCGGAGGCGTCAGCACACGTCATCTGCGCAGCTCTGCGCCGTAACGAGCGCGCCGTAACCTTTGAGAAGATATCTTCGCAACGGTCCTCTGCGCTAGAGCAGTTAGCGAATGAAATGAGCTAACTGCTCTGCAAGGATTTTCTTGAAAATCCTTGCCACAAAATGCGAGAAGGCAGGCTTTTGCCTGCCGTAAGCGAGCATTTCAAGTGGTAAATGCTCTAGCGGACGGCTTGCGGCAAAAGCTGGGTTTCCAGGCCAGGGTCCACGGGCACCTCGCGCGAGGCCAGCACCTTATCCACCCGCACGGTGCCCGCCGGAGCGCGGCGCAAAGGCTTGACGTGGCGCACTTCAGCGTACTGGATGCGGGCGCGGGCCGCATCCTTCTGCCAGCTTTTGCCCGCAGCCAGAGAACCGGCCTGATCCAGGGTACGCGCAGGCACCTCCTGCCCGGCGTGGGCCCGGCGGATAATGACGTGCGCGCCGGGACCGTTTTCCGCGTGCAGCCAGATGTCGTGCGGCGCGGCCAGCTTGCGGGCGGCCAGGTTGCCCTTGGCGTCGCGCCCGCGCAGCAGCACAAAGCCGTCCTCACTCACAAAGACCTGAACGTTTCTGGGAGCGGCCGCCGCCAGGCCGGCCACATCCGCACTTGCGCCCGCACTGGCGGGGGCGCTGACGGGCAGGCCCAGACCGCGCGCGGCCCGCAGGGCGGCCAATTCTGCCTCCAGGGCGGCGCGGCGTTCGCCCAGATGGACCAGGCCCCGCTTGCCCCTTGCAGCCGTATGAAAAAACCGGGTCATGGCTTCCCGTACGCTGTAGCGCGGGTCCAGGGCTATTTCTCTGGCTGGGCCGTGGGCTCCGGCGCTTACCTTTACGCTGGGCGCGCGCAGATCCGCCGGCCAGCGCCAGAGTTCGGCCTGCAGGGCCAGCGCGTCGGCCCCGGCGGCACACATGCCCGTAAGGCGCGCCTCTTCTTCCCGAAGTTTATCCAGCAGGCGGCGTAGTTTGGTTTCACGGCGGCTCAGAGGCCGGTCCGCTTCTTTGGCGGCGTCCGCGGCCAGGCGCGCCAGCACTAAGTCCGCGCCCGCGCGCTCCAGAAGGGGCAAAATATCGTCCCCGCCCTGCTCCGTCACCGCTCTGGCTTGCGCGGCCTCCGCCGCCATGCGCAGGCCCTCCCGCAAGGGCGCGGGCAGGGGCCAGGCGCTGACGGCGCGGCAAGGGCCCCCTGCCAGAGCGTAAAGAAAAATATCGCCGCCCCCCTGTCGCAGGTCTTCCAGCAAGGCCCACTGTTCCGGCGGCTCCAGCAGGGCCAGGGTGCGGCGCAGCGCCGGAGTGAGCACGGGCCAGCTGCGCCAGTCCTGCAGGGCGGCGGCAAGCTCCTGCGGTTCGGGCCAGGCGGGGCGCTCTTCCTCTGGCGTGGCGTCAGGGGCAAGAAAGCGTAGGCCGGGGCCTTCGCGCAAATCCAGCACCAGCCAGGGCAGGCTTGCACTGCCCGATCCGGCGGGCAAAAGCCAGAGCTGGCGCGCCCAGTAACACGGCACACAGGCCGCCACCCGACGGCCTGCCGCGTATTTGCGCAGGCGCATGACCGCCGCCGAAGGCGCAATGCCGGCCGTAAGGCGCTGTTCAGTAACAAAAAGAAAAGGGTCTTTGCGGCCGTGCCGCAAACAAAGAAGGCGCTTGCGCCCGCCGCCAAAAAAGGTCAGGGCCAGCAGGCCCGGCGCGGGCTCCTGCAGTTTTTCCAGACGCGCGCCCTGCAGCAGAGGCGTCAGGGCATCGCAACAACGGCGAAAAAGGTGGGCATCCATAACGCCTCCCGTAAAAAAGCCGCCGCCGTGCTCCTGAAAAGCAGCGACGGCGGTCTGAGGCTGGTGCTGGCAACAAAGGTCGGGGCCGGGATGCGCTGGTCCCAAAACGCGGCGGGCACAACGGCCCCAACCGGGAGGCCCGGCTAATCGCCGCGCAGATGCTCGTCTTCTTCCTGTTTGGCTTTACAGTTGATGCACAAGCGGGTCACGGGGCGGGCCTTGAGCCGGGCGATGCTGATATCATCGCCGCATTCTTCGCAAATACCATAGGTGCCATCGTCAATGCGGGTGATGGCGGCCTGGATTTTGCGGATCAGGCGGCGCTCCCGGTCGCGAATGCGCAGGGTAAAGGCCCTGTCGGATTCCGCCGTGGCACGGTCCGCGGGGTCGGCAAAGACCTCGTTACTGTCGGTCAGTTCTTCAAGGGTGCTGTCGCCCTTTTGCTGGGCTTCTTCCAGCATCCCGGTGAGCAGCTTGCGAAAATACTCCAAATCCTTGTGATCCATATACTCCTCCGGCGGATGCCGCTGGGGGCCGCGGAATGGTCTTCAACACAATGAAACTCTATAGCGTCATACACAAAATTTGTAAAGCGCACTGCACCATCGTCATCAAAAGATACGCAACTTGTTGCAATCTGTGACGAACCAGCAACAACGCCGTGTCGCCGCTGTACTGCAAGAAGGGCCTGCTGCGGATGGATCAGTCCGCACATGCGGTTCTGGCCCGCGCCGCTGCCTTGACGGCGGCCTTGACCGTCTCCCAGGCGGGTTCACCCCAGGCGTCCTCTTGGCGGGCGGGCGTGATTTGCAGATCCCCCCTCACGCCGTCCGGCACAAGGCGCACCGCCACCGCCCCGCCCAGGGCCATAGCCTTGGGCGCGTAAGAGGCTGCGTGGGCCGCGGCCGATTCCAGCACGGGCAAGGGCCAGATCGCGCCCTTGCGGGCCAGGGCCAACGGACCAGGCAGGTCGCGCAGCCGCAAAAGCAGATCCCCCGGCCGAGCCGCCGCGGCCAGCTTTTCATTATCCGCGCTGTTGCGCCCCACGCACAGCCAGTAGGCCGCTTCTGCCGTTCTGTGCCAGAACTGCCGCCCCAGGTTGGCCAGGGCAAAGTCCGCGCCCGTGGGCGCGTCCGTCAGCGTAAGCACCTGCCAGTAGCGGCGGGCATTTTCCCGTTCCGTCAGGCGGCAGCCGCCGCCGGGGGTAGGCACTTCCCTGATGCCCATCTCTCGCGCCAGCGCCAGCTGGTCCTGCCGGCCGCGTCCCCAGATGCCCAGCAGCCGGTCCCGGTCTACCAGGCCGCTTTCTTCCAGGGGCGTAGGCGGCAGATGCAGGGCGCTCAAAGGTCGCAGCAGCACATCCCTGACCGCCGCGTCGCGCAGAATCACGTTGAGCGTGTCCCGCCGCTGGGACATGGGCCGCTGGCCCAGCACCTCGCCCGTGGCCAGACCCTGCGCGCCCACGGCCTCCATATACTTGCGGGCCTCGCGCAGCAGCAGAATCTTGCAGTCCACACAAGGGTTGAGCACCTTGCCGAAGCCGTGCGCAGGCCAGGCCCGCAGCAGGGCCGCAAAGGCCTCGCTCACGTCCTGGACCGCAATATCCAGACCGTATTCCTGCCGCCAGTGCGGCACGGATGCGGCACTGCCGAAAAAAGGCGCCGTGAAGTGCAGGCAACGCACGGTCAGACCCTGACGTTCCAGCAGCTTGGCGGTAAGCAGACTGTCCAGCCCGCCGGAAAACAGCGTGATAATTTGGGGATTTTTCATAACGTATGGACATAAAGGATGTAGAGGAGTTTTTACAACAACGCGCCCAGCCGGAACGTATGGGCGCGGCAGAGGCTTTTTGTGCGCACGCCGCCATTGCGCCCGGCAACGGCCGGCCCCGGCGCACCCCGTGTTGCATTGTGGCGCGCGACACGATACACAGCATTGCATGGCCACGCAACGTCTGCTCTTCCTCACTCCCGCTCAGGCCGTGACCGGCATCTTCCCCGCGTTACGCGACGCGGGCTTTGAACTGGGCATTGCCGAAAATCTCAAGGGCGCGTCGGCCTTCATCAGCAAATCCGGGCCGGGCATCATCTTCGCCCGCCCCACCCTGCCGGGCTTTCGTGTGGAAGACCTGCTGGCCGTGGGCGCGGAAGACCCGCACTTTCCCCCGGTCATCGTGGTGGCCGACAAAGGCAGCCCTCAGGAGGCCGAACGCCTGCTCAACCTGGGCGCGCGCGACTACTGGCTGGAACCCCTGGATGTGGAGCGCGTCAAAATCGCCGCCGGCGCCGCACGCCGCCAGCCCGCACCGGCCCCCGCCGCCTCCACCCTGGGCGGCCGCAGGCCCGTCTGCCCCCAGGGCGCGGGCCCGCGCATCGTGGGCAACCACCCCAGCATCCGCCGCGTGCTCCAGCTGGCCCGCCAGGTGGCCCCATCCCGCGCAACGGTGCTCATTACCGGCGCTTCCGGCACAGGCAAAGAAATGTTTGCCCGCTACCTGCACGCCATGAGCCCCCGCGCCGCCCGCCCCTTCGTTGCCGTCAACTGCGCCGCCCTGCCCGAACACCTGCTGGAAAGCGAACTCTTCGGCCACGAAAAAGGCGCGTTTACCGGGGCCATTGCCCGCAAACCCGGCAAGTTTGAACTGGCCGACGGCGGCACCCTGCTGCTGGACGAAATTTCAGAAATGGACCTGGCCCTGCAGGCCAAACTCCTGCGCGTGCTCCAGGAAGGCGAGGTGGACCGCGTGGGCGGCACGGAAACCCTCAAAGTTGACGTGCGCGTGCTGGCCACCACCAACCGCAACCTCGAAGAATGGGTCGCCCAGGGCAAATTTCGCCAGGATCTCTATTTCCGCCTTAACGTCATTCCCCTGCGCCTGCCCTCCCTGCACCAGCGTGGCGACGACGTGCTGGACCTGGCCCGCTTTTTCATCAATCTCTATATCCGTGAATACGCCCTCCCGGCCACAGACCTGGCCCCCAGCGCCGTGGACTGGCTCAAAAATTACGACTTTCCCGGCAATGTGCGCGAACTGCAGAACCTCATGGAACGCGCCGTGCTCCTGGCCAACGGCCGCCCCCTGGAGCCCCGCCACTTCCTTCTCGAAGACGAAGATTGGCCCCTCTTTGAAGACGAAACCGCGCCGGACCCAGCAGCCCCGGCGCCATCCCCAACCCCCACGGCCGATGCCCCGGCAGCCTCCGCCGCAGCCGGTGGCACTGCCGCTGCAACGCTCACTGCCACCGCCGGACCGGTCATCCCCCTCCACGAAATGGAACGCATCATGATCCTCAAAGGCCTGGAAGTTACCGCCGGCAACCGTACCCAGGCCGCCGAACTCCTCGGTATCTCCGTGCGCACCCTGCGCAATAAGCTCAACGAATACCGCGCCGCCGGGCATCCGGTGGAATAAGAAAGCCTTGTGGGGGGAAGGGAACTTTTTCCCGGACAAGGCAGAATTGAAACAGGAACCCTTTGAGAATAGGCATTCTCAAAGGGTCCGGCACGCGCGTTCCGGCGCTTACCCGCGCAACTGCAGAGCGCTGCTGCCTTTGCCCCTAACTTCCTTCGTTGTAACGGGCTAAGCCCCTGCATTGCAACGGCTGGAGCTATGCTTGTGTTCCAGGCGGGCGGCTGTTTGCACAACCGCCAGGACATTGCAGCATGGCAAGGCCCTAACTCCGGGGCAGCGCCGGGGCAGAGATGAAGCCCCGCCTGTTGGGCGCGGACGGCGCGGGGCGGGGGTCGCGTCCCTAGAGCATTTAACACTTGAAATGCTCGCTTACGGCAGGCAAAAGCCTGCCTTCTCGCATTTCGTGGCAAGGATTTTCAAGAAAATCCTTGCAGAGCAGTTAGCTCATTTCATTCGCTAACTGCTCTAGAACATCTGCCGCATAAGATCTTCCCCCCCCTGAGAGGTGTCCACCACGCTGCCGTCCTCGGTGCCCGGCGCTGTAGCCGAAGCGCCCTGCATGGGTTCGTCGGCCTTGAAGGCCAGCCCGTCCGCCATGACAATGCCCTCAGGCATGGTAAAGTCATCATTGGGGTAGAGGTGTTCTATAGTGCTGCGATAATACCGAAAGATGGGCGCGGCCGTGCGGCCGCCCTGCTCCAGGCGGCCCAGACTGCGCAGCTGGTCGTAGCCCACATAGACGCCCGTGACCAGATAGGGCGAAAAGCCCACAAACCAGGCGTCGTGCTCGTCGTTGGTGGTGCCGGTCTTGCCCGCAATAATGCGGCCTTCCACCTTGGCCCGGCCGCCTGTGCCCTGGTTCACCACTTCCTTGAGCAAGGTGGCCATAATATAGGCGTTCTGCGGGCTGACGGCCTGCCAGTGCTCCACGTCCTGCCGGTAAAGTTCCCGCCCGCGGGAATCGGTGATGGAGGTGATGATGCGCGGGCGCACGCCCAGCCCCTGATTGGCAAAAGCCGCATAGGCCTGGGTCAGGTTAAGGGGCGAAACGGCCACCGCGCCCAGGCTGATGGCCAGCTCCTGCGGAAAGTGCGGTTCCAGCCCCAGGGCCTTGGCCCGCTGCACCACGTTGGCTATGCCCACCTGTTGCGCCACCCGCACGGTACAAGTATTGCGCGAAAGAGCCAGGGCCGTGTGCAAGGGCAGCTCGCCCTTGTAGTTGTGCTCGTAGTTGGAAGGCCGCCAGACTTCGTTGGTATAAGGATTGACATAGACGAAGGGCGCGTCCAGCACGGTGGAGGCGGCCGTAAAGCCATAATCCAGAGCGGTGGAGTAGACCACGGGTTTGAAGCTGGAGCCGGGCTGCCGCCGGGCCTGGGTGGCACGGTTGAAGTGGCTGTCCCCAAACTGGTAGCCGCCGATAAGGGCCACCACGTCGCCGTTGCGGGCTTCCACCGAAGCCAGCGCCCCCTGCACCACGGGTTCCTGCTGCAGACGCAGGGTCACAGGCGCGCCCTTTTGGACCTGAGAGGGATCAAAGGGCTCGGAGATCTGCGTTTTGCGGCCTTTGGCATCCTTGCCCGCCCGCGTCAGGTCCGCAGCCGAAACCCAGACCACGTCGCCGGGGGAAAGCACCTGACGGACGTCCTTGACGGCCGGGGCGTAAACGCCGGCCACCTTGGGATTGGGTTTGCGCGCCCAGGACATCTGCGCCACGGGGATGACCCCGCTATAGCCCCGCCCCAGGGTCACGCGGGCCTCGCGGGCCTCCACACCCGTGACCAGGGCCTTGACCCAGCCGTTACCAGCCAGATCCAGAGGCGTAAAGGCGCTGGCCTGGATAAAGGCCTGCTGCGCGGTCGGATCCAGCTTTTGCAGGGGGCCGCGCCAGCCCTGGCGCTTGTCCAGCTCTTCCAGTCCGCGCCGCAGGGCCGCGCCGGCGGCCTCTTGCTGCACCGGGTCCATGGCCGTGCGCACTGTAAGTCCGGCCTCATAAACGTAGTCCGCGCCGTATTTGCGCGTATCCACGCCCAGAGCCTTAAGATTCTGCTCCGTAAAAAATTCAATGAGCAGGCGCCGGGCTTCTTCCAGATACCAAAGGGCCGCGCCGCCCACGCCTTCGGGCATGCTCCAGTAGACCAGGGGCTCGGCAGCGGCCTGAGCGTATTCTTCAGGCGTAATCCATTTAAGATCGCGCAGACGGCCCAGTACATACATCTGCCGGGTTTTGGCCTCTTCGGGTCGGCGGAAGGGATTGTACGTGCTGGGGGCCTTGGGCAGACCGGCAATAACCGCGCTCTCGGCCAGGGTAATGTCCGCCGCGTGTTTGCCGAAGTAGGTGCGGGCCGCAGCCTCCACGCCGTAGGCGTGTTCACCCAGGTAGATCTGGTTGAGGTAGACAGTGAGGATCTGGTCCTTGGTGTAGTCCTGCTCCACCCTGTAGGCCAGGATGGCTTCCTTCATCTTGCGGGTGTAACTGCGCTCGGAGGTAAGCAGCAGCTGTTTGATGAGCTGCTGGGTGATGGTGCTGCCGCCCTCGCCCTGCCGACCCTTGCGGAGGTTGTTGATGGCCGCGCGCAGAATGGCCACCGGGTCCACGCCCATATGCTGGTAGAAGCTGTCGTCCTCGGCCGCCAGAAAGGCCATGGGCAGATAGCGCGACATGTCCTTGAGGCCGATGACGTAACGTTTTTCATGGTACAGGGTGCCCAAAACGGAGTTGTCCCGGGCCAGAATGACCGTGGCCTGGGGCTGCTGGTACTCGGCCAGGCGGTTGAGGTCCGGCAGATCGCGCGAAGCCCAGTAAAACAGCATGGCCACGGCGGCCGTACCGAGCACGCCGCCCACAAACAGCAGACCCACCAGCCAGAGCAGGCTCTTTTTAAGCATACGACGCATTTTCATGAGCAGGCGATACCGTTTTTTGGGCCGGAGGTAAAGAAAAAGGGCCGAAAGCGCGCCCGGCGCGGCGGTGCTGGCCCGTGCTCACACCCAACGTACGCTATTCCGGCAACAGTGAAAGGGGGCTTTGCCGCTGGCGGCGGTGCGGGGTAAGCACGCTGACGCGGCAAAAGCGGCGGATATCGGCCAAAAAGGGCGAGGGCGGCAGGCACAGAGCTTTGCCGTAGAGGGCGCGTTGTCGGCAGTGGCTCACACAGAGCATGCGGGCCGCGCGGGTCAGGCCCACATAGAGCAGGCGGCGTTCTTCCGCCAGGGCGTTGTCCTCTGCCTGGTCCGCAACCGACGCGCCCTGCGCCGTGGGGCGTGCGACTGCGTCAGGGGCGGCAAACAGGCGCTCCCGACGCAAGGGCAACAGCCCGTCCTCCAGGCCCGGCAGGAATACCGCCTGGAACTCCAAGCCCTTGGAGGCGTGCAGGGTCAGTATCTGCACCTGCTCGGCCTTGCCGCGCACCAGTTCCGCCTCCTGCAGCCAGGCCAGTTGGGCAAAAAAGGCGGGCCAGGAACCGGCCTGCGCCCACAAGCGGCACAGCTGCCGCCAGGCCCGACCCTGCAGGCAGGGCTCCCCGGCCCAGGGCTGGGCCCCAAGCCAGGCGCGCATGTCCTGCGGCGCGGGGGGCGCTGCCCCCCAGGGCAGAGCAAGGGCTTCGGGCGCGTCGGCCCCGTGCCGTTCCGCCGGCACGGGCCAGGACGCAAAACCATACTGCGTTGCCAGCAGGCCCAGCAGCCGGGCGCAGGCCGCATCCTGCCAGAAGCTGTCTTCGGCGGGGGCGGCGCAGGGCACGCCCGCCTGTTCCAGGGCCGCACGCAAGGGCGGCATCTGCGCCTTGAGGCGCACCAGCACGGCAATATCGGCAGGCGTCAGCGTGCCCGCCAGGCCCGCCATGTCGTCATTCCCCGTTTGATCCATGAGGGTGTGGGCCGTGGCCCCCAGAAGCGCGCGCACGCGCTGGGCCACCCAACGGGCCTCGGCCTTTTCGTCCGGCGCGCTGAACAAGCGCAGTTCCGCCGTCAGCTCCCGCGCGGCCAGAAGCGGCCCGCAGCGGCCCGCGCCCCCCAGCAGGCCGTGGGCCATGTCCAGCACGCGCTGGCTGGCCCGGTAGCTCCGCCCCAGCCGGCATACGGACACGTCCGGCCAGATGCGCCGCAAACTGTCCTCACTTTGCCCGGCCACGCCCCGAAAGCCATAGATGGCCTGGTCCGGATCGCCGATGCCAAAAAAACCCTTACCGTCAGCGGGCAGAAGCGCCCGCAAAAGCTCCAGCTGCATGGGGGAAAGGTCCTGCACTTC contains the following coding sequences:
- a CDS encoding NFACT RNA binding domain-containing protein, giving the protein MDAHLFRRCCDALTPLLQGARLEKLQEPAPGLLALTFFGGGRKRLLCLRHGRKDPFLFVTEQRLTAGIAPSAAVMRLRKYAAGRRVAACVPCYWARQLWLLPAGSGSASLPWLVLDLREGPGLRFLAPDATPEEERPAWPEPQELAAALQDWRSWPVLTPALRRTLALLEPPEQWALLEDLRQGGGDIFLYALAGGPCRAVSAWPLPAPLREGLRMAAEAAQARAVTEQGGDDILPLLERAGADLVLARLAADAAKEADRPLSRRETKLRRLLDKLREEEARLTGMCAAGADALALQAELWRWPADLRAPSVKVSAGAHGPAREIALDPRYSVREAMTRFFHTAARGKRGLVHLGERRAALEAELAALRAARGLGLPVSAPASAGASADVAGLAAAAPRNVQVFVSEDGFVLLRGRDAKGNLAARKLAAPHDIWLHAENGPGAHVIIRRAHAGQEVPARTLDQAGSLAAGKSWQKDAARARIQYAEVRHVKPLRRAPAGTVRVDKVLASREVPVDPGLETQLLPQAVR
- the dksA gene encoding RNA polymerase-binding protein DksA, whose amino-acid sequence is MDHKDLEYFRKLLTGMLEEAQQKGDSTLEELTDSNEVFADPADRATAESDRAFTLRIRDRERRLIRKIQAAITRIDDGTYGICEECGDDISIARLKARPVTRLCINCKAKQEEDEHLRGD
- a CDS encoding tRNA(5-methylaminomethyl-2-thiouridylate) methyltransferase; the protein is MKNPQIITLFSGGLDSLLTAKLLERQGLTVRCLHFTAPFFGSAASVPHWRQEYGLDIAVQDVSEAFAALLRAWPAHGFGKVLNPCVDCKILLLREARKYMEAVGAQGLATGEVLGQRPMSQRRDTLNVILRDAAVRDVLLRPLSALHLPPTPLEESGLVDRDRLLGIWGRGRQDQLALAREMGIREVPTPGGGCRLTERENARRYWQVLTLTDAPTGADFALANLGRQFWHRTAEAAYWLCVGRNSADNEKLAAAARPGDLLLRLRDLPGPLALARKGAIWPLPVLESAAAHAASYAPKAMALGGAVAVRLVPDGVRGDLQITPARQEDAWGEPAWETVKAAVKAAARARTACAD
- a CDS encoding sigma-54-dependent transcriptional regulator; protein product: MATQRLLFLTPAQAVTGIFPALRDAGFELGIAENLKGASAFISKSGPGIIFARPTLPGFRVEDLLAVGAEDPHFPPVIVVADKGSPQEAERLLNLGARDYWLEPLDVERVKIAAGAARRQPAPAPAASTLGGRRPVCPQGAGPRIVGNHPSIRRVLQLARQVAPSRATVLITGASGTGKEMFARYLHAMSPRAARPFVAVNCAALPEHLLESELFGHEKGAFTGAIARKPGKFELADGGTLLLDEISEMDLALQAKLLRVLQEGEVDRVGGTETLKVDVRVLATTNRNLEEWVAQGKFRQDLYFRLNVIPLRLPSLHQRGDDVLDLARFFINLYIREYALPATDLAPSAVDWLKNYDFPGNVRELQNLMERAVLLANGRPLEPRHFLLEDEDWPLFEDETAPDPAAPAPSPTPTADAPAASAAAGGTAAATLTATAGPVIPLHEMERIMILKGLEVTAGNRTQAAELLGISVRTLRNKLNEYRAAGHPVE
- a CDS encoding penicillin-binding protein 1A, with product MKMRRMLKKSLLWLVGLLFVGGVLGTAAVAMLFYWASRDLPDLNRLAEYQQPQATVILARDNSVLGTLYHEKRYVIGLKDMSRYLPMAFLAAEDDSFYQHMGVDPVAILRAAINNLRKGRQGEGGSTITQQLIKQLLLTSERSYTRKMKEAILAYRVEQDYTKDQILTVYLNQIYLGEHAYGVEAAARTYFGKHAADITLAESAVIAGLPKAPSTYNPFRRPEEAKTRQMYVLGRLRDLKWITPEEYAQAAAEPLVYWSMPEGVGGAALWYLEEARRLLIEFFTEQNLKALGVDTRKYGADYVYEAGLTVRTAMDPVQQEAAGAALRRGLEELDKRQGWRGPLQKLDPTAQQAFIQASAFTPLDLAGNGWVKALVTGVEAREARVTLGRGYSGVIPVAQMSWARKPNPKVAGVYAPAVKDVRQVLSPGDVVWVSAADLTRAGKDAKGRKTQISEPFDPSQVQKGAPVTLRLQQEPVVQGALASVEARNGDVVALIGGYQFGDSHFNRATQARRQPGSSFKPVVYSTALDYGFTAASTVLDAPFVYVNPYTNEVWRPSNYEHNYKGELPLHTALALSRNTCTVRVAQQVGIANVVQRAKALGLEPHFPQELAISLGAVAVSPLNLTQAYAAFANQGLGVRPRIITSITDSRGRELYRQDVEHWQAVSPQNAYIMATLLKEVVNQGTGGRAKVEGRIIAGKTGTTNDEHDAWFVGFSPYLVTGVYVGYDQLRSLGRLEQGGRTAAPIFRYYRSTIEHLYPNDDFTMPEGIVMADGLAFKADEPMQGASATAPGTEDGSVVDTSQGGEDLMRQMF